A genomic segment from Bacillota bacterium encodes:
- a CDS encoding ribonuclease III has protein sequence MSEIINLQEQDFDPESLPPLVLAYIGDAVFELYVRLRLITQLQTMNQLHEHAVRHVKAASQSEFLAILQPHLTEDEERIMRRGRNAKGNVPRRANPVEYRRSTGFEALLGYLYLTGKNQRLKELLALLEPIE, from the coding sequence ATGAGTGAAATAATAAATCTACAGGAACAGGACTTTGATCCAGAATCGCTTCCACCTTTGGTACTTGCGTATATCGGCGACGCTGTCTTTGAACTGTATGTGCGGCTGCGCCTGATAACACAGCTGCAGACCATGAATCAGCTGCATGAGCACGCGGTTAGGCATGTAAAGGCAGCCAGCCAGTCGGAGTTTCTAGCGATTTTACAGCCTCATCTGACTGAGGACGAGGAGCGGATTATGCGGCGGGGGCGCAACGCGAAAGGAAACGTGCCCCGCCGTGCCAATCCGGTGGAGTACCGGCGCAGCACAGGGTTTGAAGCGCTGCTTGGTTATCTGTATTTGACCGGGAAGAATCAGCGGTTAAAAGAGCTGCTGGCTTTACTGGAACCGATAGAGTAG